One Hydrogenophaga crassostreae genomic region harbors:
- the rsfS gene encoding ribosome silencing factor: protein MTSETAAKKDIQKLQRAIIDGLEDVKAQDIVVFDTEALSPLFERVIVASGTSNRQTKALAASVRDAVREAGFDKPRIEGQENGEWIIVDCGAAVAHVMQPVIRQYYRLEEIWGQKPVRLKFGAPKPVQPESKAVPKKIAKKGAGKVTKEVAPVSAKSVVRKAAKTASKAVTAKAVTKTANKATTKPVAKTTAKKAPVKKVVIGAKAAVKTVVVKPKSAAKPVAKSAAKPAAKAAPRAPGRKKA, encoded by the coding sequence ATGACCAGCGAAACCGCAGCCAAAAAAGACATCCAGAAACTCCAGCGCGCCATCATTGATGGTTTGGAGGATGTCAAAGCACAGGACATCGTGGTGTTCGATACCGAAGCCCTGTCCCCGCTGTTTGAGCGGGTCATCGTCGCCAGCGGCACCTCCAATCGCCAGACCAAGGCGCTGGCGGCCAGTGTGCGCGATGCCGTGCGCGAAGCCGGTTTCGACAAGCCGCGCATAGAGGGGCAGGAAAATGGCGAGTGGATCATCGTGGACTGCGGCGCGGCCGTGGCTCACGTGATGCAACCCGTGATCCGCCAGTATTACCGTCTCGAAGAAATTTGGGGTCAAAAGCCTGTGCGCCTGAAGTTTGGTGCACCCAAGCCAGTGCAGCCTGAATCAAAGGCTGTGCCCAAGAAAATAGCCAAAAAAGGCGCAGGCAAGGTGACGAAGGAAGTGGCGCCTGTGTCGGCCAAGTCGGTGGTGCGCAAGGCCGCCAAAACCGCATCAAAGGCGGTCACTGCCAAAGCAGTAACCAAAACCGCGAACAAAGCCACAACCAAGCCTGTGGCCAAGACAACGGCCAAGAAGGCGCCGGTCAAGAAGGTGGTAATTGGTGCCAAAGCGGCTGTGAAAACTGTGGTGGTCAAGCCCAAGAGCGCCGCTAAGCCGGTCGCAAAATCGGCGGCCAAGCCCGCTGCCAAAGCGGCGCCAAGAGCGCCGGGCCGCAAAAAGGCATGA
- a CDS encoding SGNH/GDSL hydrolase family protein: MNTTTKINSTNVAIQPAGGHWLRLARWSTTAVALAALTACGGGGGSDDSAAATGSAGTRVASCGKSGGTLRIMPLGDSITEGESGHNTYRRVLWQRLKGAGCNVDFVGTKYGVSAGYRNSPSKSPPNGDFDLDHEGHWDYQVNELLPFVASSVAAAQPDIILIHVGTNDVLAGQGASGIASEISTLINTLRAGKSDVYIVLAKIIPAASNTAGTAALNRQIDGIAARLSSTASPVVVVDQASGYSTADNYDGVHPAPSGEAKLGNRWADTVLAWRTS; encoded by the coding sequence ATGAACACCACCACCAAGATCAATTCAACCAACGTTGCAATTCAACCAGCAGGCGGCCACTGGCTGCGTTTGGCTCGCTGGTCAACAACCGCAGTGGCATTGGCCGCCTTAACCGCCTGCGGCGGCGGTGGGGGCAGCGATGACTCCGCCGCCGCCACCGGCAGCGCAGGCACCCGTGTGGCGAGTTGCGGGAAGAGTGGAGGCACCTTGCGCATCATGCCGTTGGGCGACTCCATAACCGAAGGCGAATCGGGACACAACACCTATCGCAGAGTGTTGTGGCAACGCTTGAAAGGCGCCGGTTGCAACGTTGACTTCGTGGGTACCAAGTACGGCGTTTCCGCTGGCTACCGCAACAGCCCCTCCAAATCACCGCCCAATGGGGACTTTGATCTGGACCACGAAGGCCACTGGGACTACCAGGTCAACGAGTTGCTGCCTTTTGTTGCTTCCAGCGTGGCCGCAGCGCAGCCCGACATCATCTTGATTCATGTGGGCACCAATGACGTTCTGGCGGGTCAAGGCGCCTCCGGCATCGCCAGCGAAATATCAACCTTGATCAATACGCTGCGAGCAGGCAAATCCGATGTGTATATCGTGCTCGCCAAAATCATTCCTGCCGCATCCAATACAGCAGGCACCGCTGCGCTGAACCGCCAGATAGATGGCATCGCCGCACGGCTGAGTTCAACCGCTTCTCCCGTGGTTGTCGTCGATCAGGCCAGCGGCTACAGTACCGCTGACAACTACGATGGCGTGCACCCAGCCCCCAGTGGTGAAGCCAAACTGGGTAACCGCTGGGCGGACACCGTGCTGGCCTGGCGAACCAGTTGA
- the hemF gene encoding oxygen-dependent coproporphyrinogen oxidase, with translation MNNNTADVHQYLTALQERITSTVAMVDGGAFVVDHWKKTKGEKLQGQGITQILEGGAVFERAGCGFSHVTGLALPPSATQHRPELAGAPFEAMGVSLVFHPRNPYVPTVHMNVRMIAAKPKKGPAVCWFGGGMDLTPYYGFEEDAVHFHQTCQLALDPFGVDKYPRFKKWCDEYFYLKHRDEQRGVGGVFFDDFSELGQTGSFAMMRSVGDGFLDAYLPVMARRKDIEYGKRERDFQLYRRGRYVEFNLVWDRGTHFGLQSGGRSESILLSMPPLVSWSYQPVFEPESPEALLTSEFLVRKEWV, from the coding sequence ATGAACAACAACACCGCTGACGTCCACCAATACCTGACAGCCCTGCAAGAGCGCATCACTTCCACCGTGGCCATGGTGGACGGGGGGGCGTTTGTGGTGGACCACTGGAAAAAAACCAAAGGCGAGAAGCTGCAAGGGCAGGGCATCACCCAGATTCTTGAAGGCGGCGCGGTATTCGAGCGCGCTGGCTGTGGCTTTTCGCATGTGACCGGCCTGGCTTTGCCGCCGTCGGCCACCCAACACCGGCCTGAATTGGCGGGAGCACCGTTTGAGGCCATGGGCGTCTCCCTGGTGTTTCATCCCCGCAACCCCTATGTGCCGACCGTACACATGAACGTGCGCATGATCGCGGCCAAACCCAAAAAGGGGCCGGCTGTGTGCTGGTTCGGCGGAGGCATGGACCTGACGCCGTACTATGGCTTTGAAGAAGATGCGGTGCATTTTCACCAGACGTGCCAGCTTGCACTGGATCCGTTTGGCGTTGACAAGTACCCCAGATTCAAAAAATGGTGTGACGAGTACTTCTATTTGAAGCACCGCGATGAGCAACGCGGCGTGGGTGGCGTATTTTTTGACGATTTTTCGGAGTTGGGTCAAACCGGCAGCTTCGCGATGATGCGCTCGGTGGGCGATGGCTTTCTCGATGCTTACTTGCCGGTCATGGCGCGCCGCAAAGACATCGAGTACGGCAAACGGGAGCGAGATTTCCAGCTGTACCGCCGTGGGCGGTATGTGGAGTTCAACCTGGTCTGGGACCGGGGAACACATTTTGGCCTGCAGTCCGGAGGGCGCAGCGAATCCATTTTGCTGTCCATGCCGCCCCTGGTGAGCTGGTCGTACCAGCCGGTGTTTGAACCGGAATCGCCTGAGGCGCTTCTCACTTCCGAGTTTCTTGTGCGCAAGGAGTGGGTTTGA
- the clpS gene encoding ATP-dependent Clp protease adapter ClpS, with product MFFMATQKPKKPEIPAAPPSVGNDDAVVLERRTQRTQPPQMYQVVLLNDDFTPMEFVVHVIQEFFNKDREMATQIMLKIHLEGKGICGVYSRDVASTKVDQVSQAARNAGHPLQCLSEPVE from the coding sequence ATGTTTTTCATGGCCACCCAGAAACCCAAAAAACCGGAAATTCCCGCCGCGCCGCCGTCTGTCGGCAACGACGATGCGGTCGTTCTCGAGCGCCGCACGCAGCGCACCCAACCACCTCAGATGTACCAGGTCGTCTTGCTCAATGACGACTTCACTCCAATGGAGTTCGTGGTACACGTGATTCAGGAGTTTTTCAACAAGGACCGTGAAATGGCGACCCAGATCATGTTGAAGATCCATCTTGAAGGCAAGGGCATTTGCGGCGTGTATTCCCGCGATGTTGCGAGCACCAAGGTCGATCAGGTCTCGCAAGCGGCGCGCAATGCAGGGCATCCGTTGCAATGTTTGAGTGAACCGGTTGAATAA
- a CDS encoding DUF1499 domain-containing protein: MLKTVILILLALPVLLLIAGQLGLLQGKRPADLGVRDGCLKGLSMTRNCVSSQARLHPEHPQAGYAAIDALKLRPSGAETSMADLVKVLQAMPGVKVVEHKPDYIYAQAQTRWLKFTDDVEFWVNPAAQTIDMRSASRLGKEDFAANRNRLEAVRAAYQQP, from the coding sequence GTGCTTAAAACCGTGATTCTCATCCTGCTGGCCCTGCCAGTGCTCCTGCTGATCGCAGGCCAGCTGGGCTTGCTGCAAGGCAAGCGCCCAGCCGATCTGGGTGTGAGAGATGGCTGCTTAAAGGGTCTTTCCATGACCCGCAACTGCGTCTCCAGTCAGGCAAGACTCCACCCAGAGCATCCTCAGGCCGGCTACGCTGCCATTGATGCGCTGAAGCTCAGGCCAAGCGGTGCAGAAACCAGCATGGCGGACCTTGTCAAGGTGTTGCAAGCCATGCCAGGCGTTAAAGTGGTTGAGCACAAGCCCGATTACATCTACGCCCAAGCCCAAACCCGATGGCTCAAATTCACCGATGACGTTGAGTTTTGGGTCAACCCTGCAGCTCAAACCATCGACATGCGCAGCGCCAGCCGCCTCGGGAAAGAAGACTTTGCCGCCAACCGCAATCGACTTGAAGCGGTTCGCGCCGCCTACCAACAGCCATGA
- a CDS encoding helicase HerA-like C-terminal domain-containing protein produces the protein MAEPMLIAQNKTAQCHLLPSLANRHGLITGATGTGKTVTLQALAEQFSNIGVPVFMADVKGDLTGISQTGSFGEKISGILKDRGIDLPAPQACPTTLWDVFGEQGHPVRATVSDMGPLLLSRMLDLNDTQSGVLNLAFKIADDNGLLLLDMKDLRAILLHIGDNAKQFTTEYGNISSASIGAIQRGLMQIEQQGGDQFFGEPMLNISDFMQTVGGKGVINILSADKLMNAPRLYATFLLWMLSELFEMLPEIGDPEKPKLVFFFDEAHLLFNDAPKVLIERIELVVRLVRSKGVGVYFVTQNPLDVPDSVLGQLGNRVQHALRAFTPRDQKAVKATAETMRPKAGLDIEAAITELAVGEALISFLDAKGRPTETERVFVVPPGSQLGPITIAQRQALLKDSLVAGIYETTVDRESAYEVFNARTASNLDQAEKEAKDGPKTPRIPGAAKQAEPEKGGLSSMFSEALFGRTGPRGGQYDGLVQTMTKTVARSVASGLGRQLVRGILGGLLGGKR, from the coding sequence ATGGCCGAACCGATGCTGATCGCTCAAAACAAAACCGCCCAATGCCATTTGCTCCCCAGCCTGGCGAACCGCCACGGCCTGATCACAGGTGCCACTGGCACCGGCAAAACGGTCACATTGCAGGCACTGGCTGAGCAGTTTTCCAACATCGGGGTGCCGGTTTTCATGGCCGATGTAAAGGGCGATCTCACGGGCATCAGCCAGACGGGCAGCTTTGGCGAAAAGATCAGCGGCATCCTGAAGGACCGTGGCATCGACCTGCCTGCACCTCAGGCCTGCCCCACGACGCTTTGGGACGTTTTTGGCGAACAGGGCCACCCAGTGCGGGCCACGGTGAGCGACATGGGTCCTCTGCTGCTCTCGCGCATGCTCGACCTGAACGATACCCAGTCGGGTGTGCTCAACCTTGCATTCAAGATCGCCGACGACAACGGGCTGTTGTTGCTCGACATGAAAGACCTGCGGGCCATCCTGCTGCACATCGGTGACAACGCAAAACAGTTCACAACGGAATACGGCAACATCAGCTCAGCCAGCATCGGCGCCATACAGCGCGGACTGATGCAGATCGAGCAGCAGGGGGGCGACCAGTTTTTTGGCGAGCCCATGCTCAATATCAGCGACTTCATGCAGACCGTGGGCGGCAAAGGGGTGATCAACATCCTCTCGGCCGACAAACTGATGAACGCCCCGCGCCTCTACGCGACCTTTCTGCTGTGGATGCTTTCCGAGTTGTTCGAGATGCTGCCCGAGATCGGCGACCCTGAAAAGCCGAAACTCGTGTTCTTCTTTGACGAAGCCCACCTCTTGTTCAACGACGCCCCCAAAGTGTTGATCGAGCGCATCGAGCTGGTGGTGCGCCTGGTGCGCTCCAAGGGTGTGGGTGTGTATTTCGTGACACAAAACCCATTGGACGTGCCCGACAGCGTGCTTGGACAATTGGGCAACCGCGTGCAACATGCCTTGCGTGCGTTTACCCCGCGCGACCAGAAAGCCGTCAAGGCCACAGCCGAAACCATGCGACCCAAGGCCGGGCTCGACATCGAAGCTGCCATCACCGAGCTGGCCGTCGGTGAGGCACTGATCAGCTTCCTCGATGCCAAAGGGCGCCCCACCGAAACCGAACGCGTATTTGTGGTTCCGCCTGGCAGCCAGCTAGGCCCGATCACCATTGCGCAACGCCAAGCCTTGCTCAAAGACTCGCTGGTGGCTGGCATCTACGAGACCACGGTGGACCGCGAAAGCGCCTATGAGGTTTTCAATGCACGCACCGCATCCAACCTTGATCAAGCGGAAAAAGAAGCCAAGGATGGGCCGAAGACCCCCCGCATTCCTGGCGCCGCCAAACAGGCCGAACCTGAAAAAGGGGGGCTGAGCAGCATGTTCAGCGAAGCCTTGTTCGGGCGAACGGGGCCCCGTGGCGGTCAATACGACGGTCTGGTGCAAACCATGACCAAAACAGTGGCGCGCAGCGTGGCGAGCGGCCTGGGTCGCCAACTGGTGCGCGGAATTCTGGGCGGCCTGCTTGGCGGCAAGCGCTAA
- the nadD gene encoding nicotinate (nicotinamide) nucleotide adenylyltransferase, producing MDAQSMGVAAEPCALVVRRVGMFGGAFDPPHLAHRELAEVALAQLGLDVLHILPTGQAWHKARPLSGAEHRLAMCELVFGDLEKACVDARETLRVGPSYTADTLIELAKEYPGAELFMVIGADQLLAFKSWVRWEEVMDLATLAVAQRPPQGPDAALEQGLAADISHVDVPFVPLNMPLHHISATAIRARASAANGHGPDLDRLVSNDVASYISTHSLYQDPT from the coding sequence ATGGATGCCCAAAGCATGGGCGTGGCTGCCGAGCCTTGCGCGCTCGTTGTCCGCCGCGTGGGCATGTTCGGCGGAGCGTTTGACCCGCCGCATCTGGCTCACCGCGAACTGGCCGAGGTGGCGCTGGCCCAGTTGGGATTGGACGTTTTGCACATTCTCCCGACGGGCCAGGCATGGCACAAAGCGCGACCGCTTTCTGGCGCCGAACACCGCTTGGCGATGTGCGAACTCGTGTTTGGCGATCTGGAAAAAGCCTGTGTGGATGCCCGCGAAACCTTGCGGGTCGGACCCAGTTACACCGCCGATACCCTGATCGAGCTGGCCAAAGAGTACCCTGGAGCTGAATTGTTCATGGTGATCGGGGCGGATCAGTTGTTGGCTTTCAAGAGCTGGGTTCGCTGGGAGGAAGTCATGGATCTGGCGACGTTGGCGGTCGCGCAGCGTCCGCCACAAGGACCGGATGCCGCATTGGAGCAGGGTCTGGCGGCCGACATATCGCACGTGGATGTGCCCTTTGTACCCCTTAACATGCCCCTTCATCACATCAGCGCCACTGCCATCCGGGCACGCGCATCTGCTGCCAACGGACACGGTCCGGACCTCGACCGACTGGTGTCCAACGACGTGGCAAGCTATATTTCAACCCATTCCCTTTACCAAGACCCTACATGA
- the purD gene encoding phosphoribosylamine--glycine ligase has translation MKVLVIGGGGREHALAWRLKQSEGVSQVFVAPGNAGTARDAQLVNLAITDIVALREWAQAQGIALTVVGPEAPLAAGVVDEFRAHGLAIFGPTKAAAQLESSKAFSKAFMQRHGIPTAEYEAFTDPVKAHAYVDAKGAPIVVKADGLAAGKGVVVAMTLAEAHEAIDFMLLDNKLGVVHNVGGARVVIEEFLTGEEASFIVLCDGVNALPLATSQDHKRLLDADQGPNTGGMGAYSPAPVVTPAVHQRAMDEVILPTLRGMAADGIPFTGFLYAGLMIAPDGRIKTLEFNARMGDPETQPILMRLQSNLAEVLLAATRTELNTVTLQWDSRVALGVVLAASGYPMGPRKGDVINGLPEDSADAMVFHAGTANDSQGAVVVSGGRVLCVTALADTVVAAQQKAYRVVEGVQFEGMQYRRDIGYRAA, from the coding sequence TTGAAAGTTCTGGTTATTGGCGGCGGCGGTCGCGAACATGCATTGGCCTGGAGGCTGAAGCAGTCCGAAGGTGTGAGCCAGGTGTTTGTGGCGCCGGGCAACGCGGGTACGGCGCGTGATGCGCAACTGGTTAACTTGGCGATTACCGACATCGTGGCACTGCGTGAATGGGCGCAAGCCCAGGGTATTGCCTTGACGGTGGTGGGGCCTGAGGCGCCACTGGCTGCAGGCGTTGTCGATGAGTTCCGTGCGCATGGCTTGGCCATTTTTGGCCCTACCAAGGCGGCTGCCCAGTTGGAAAGTTCCAAGGCTTTTTCAAAGGCGTTCATGCAACGCCATGGCATTCCCACAGCTGAGTATGAAGCCTTCACCGACCCTGTGAAGGCACATGCCTATGTGGATGCCAAGGGGGCTCCCATCGTGGTGAAAGCCGATGGTCTGGCGGCGGGCAAGGGCGTCGTTGTTGCGATGACCCTGGCTGAAGCACATGAGGCGATCGACTTCATGCTGCTGGACAACAAACTGGGTGTGGTCCACAACGTCGGTGGGGCGAGGGTGGTGATCGAAGAGTTCTTGACTGGCGAAGAAGCCAGTTTTATCGTTTTGTGTGATGGTGTGAATGCGCTGCCATTGGCCACGAGTCAAGACCACAAGCGCTTGCTCGATGCTGACCAGGGCCCCAACACCGGGGGCATGGGCGCCTATTCGCCAGCGCCAGTGGTGACGCCAGCGGTTCACCAGCGCGCGATGGACGAGGTGATCTTGCCCACGCTGCGCGGCATGGCAGCCGACGGAATTCCGTTCACTGGGTTTCTTTATGCCGGTTTGATGATCGCGCCCGATGGCCGAATCAAAACACTTGAATTCAACGCCCGCATGGGAGACCCGGAGACACAGCCGATCCTGATGCGGTTGCAGAGCAACCTGGCAGAGGTTTTGCTCGCGGCCACGCGAACCGAGCTGAACACCGTCACGTTGCAGTGGGATTCGAGAGTGGCGCTTGGCGTGGTGTTGGCTGCCTCGGGATACCCCATGGGACCGCGCAAAGGTGATGTCATCAACGGCTTGCCTGAAGATTCGGCCGATGCCATGGTGTTTCATGCCGGGACGGCCAATGATTCGCAGGGCGCGGTGGTGGTGTCTGGCGGGCGCGTGCTGTGTGTAACGGCGCTGGCCGATACCGTGGTTGCCGCCCAGCAAAAAGCGTATCGTGTGGTCGAAGGCGTGCAGTTTGAAGGCATGCAGTACCGTCGAGATATTGGCTACCGTGCCGCTTGA
- the clpA gene encoding ATP-dependent Clp protease ATP-binding subunit ClpA gives MIAQELEVSLHMAFVEARQQRHEFITVEHLLLALLDNPSAAEVLRACSANVDDLRKSLTNFITDNTPQVAGSDEVDTQPTLGFQRVIQRAIMHVQSTGNGKKEVTGANVLVAIFGEKDSHAVYYLHQQGVTRLDVVNFIAHGIRKSDPPESSKPGESASENEESGEAKVNEKASPLEQFTQNLNQMATDGKIDPLIGREYEVERVIQILCRRRKNNPLLVGEAGVGKTAIAEGLAWRITQGDVPEILAESSVYSLDMGALLAGTKYRGDFEQRLKGVLKSLKDKPNAVLFIDEIHTLIGAGAASGGTLDASNLLKPALSSGQLKCIGATTFTEYRGIFEKDAALSRRFQKVDVVEPSVQETVDILKGLKSRFEEHHGVKYALAALQAAAELSAKYINDRHLPDKAIDVIDEAGAAQRILPVSKRKKTITKTEVEEIVAKIARIPPANVSNDDRGKLQTLERDLKSVVFGQDKALEVLAASVKMARSGLGRVDKPIGAFLFSGPTGVGKTEAAKQLAYIMGIDLMRFDMSEYMERHAVSRLIGAPPGYVGFDQGGLLTEAITKKPHCVLLLDEIEKAHPDIFNVLLQVMDHGTLTDNNGRKADFRNVIIIMTTNAGAETMNKATIGFTNPREAGDEMADIKRLFTPEFRNRLDAMVGFKALDEKVIMRVVDKFLLQLEGQLTEKKVEVTFTDDLRKHLAKKGFDPLMGARPMQRLIQDTIRRALADELLFGRLVDGGRLTVDIEQKKDDKGVETPEVKLDIQPLPKKEGKSKPKAEAEAAD, from the coding sequence ATGATTGCCCAGGAACTTGAAGTCAGCTTGCATATGGCCTTTGTTGAGGCCCGGCAACAACGGCACGAATTCATCACGGTCGAGCACCTGTTGCTCGCCTTGCTCGACAACCCCAGCGCAGCAGAGGTGTTGCGCGCCTGCTCGGCCAATGTGGATGATTTGCGCAAGTCGCTCACCAACTTCATCACCGACAACACCCCGCAGGTGGCCGGCTCAGACGAAGTCGATACACAGCCCACGCTGGGCTTCCAGCGGGTTATTCAGCGCGCGATCATGCACGTGCAGTCCACCGGTAACGGCAAAAAGGAAGTAACGGGCGCCAACGTGCTCGTGGCGATCTTTGGTGAGAAAGATTCTCATGCCGTGTATTACCTCCACCAGCAGGGCGTGACCCGCCTTGACGTGGTGAACTTCATTGCTCACGGTATTCGCAAGAGTGATCCGCCAGAGTCCTCCAAACCGGGCGAGAGTGCCTCGGAGAACGAGGAATCGGGCGAGGCCAAGGTCAATGAAAAGGCGTCGCCGCTGGAGCAGTTCACACAGAACCTGAACCAGATGGCCACCGACGGCAAAATCGATCCGCTGATTGGCCGTGAATACGAGGTCGAGCGCGTCATTCAGATCCTGTGCCGCCGCCGCAAGAACAACCCGCTGCTGGTGGGCGAAGCCGGCGTGGGCAAAACGGCCATCGCCGAAGGTCTCGCCTGGCGCATTACCCAGGGTGATGTGCCCGAAATTCTGGCGGAGTCCAGCGTTTATTCGCTGGACATGGGCGCCTTGCTTGCAGGCACCAAATACCGCGGTGATTTTGAGCAACGCCTGAAAGGTGTGCTCAAGTCGCTGAAAGACAAACCGAACGCGGTGTTGTTTATAGATGAGATCCACACCCTGATCGGTGCCGGAGCGGCTTCTGGCGGCACGCTGGACGCGTCCAACCTGTTGAAGCCTGCGCTGTCCAGCGGACAGCTGAAATGCATCGGGGCAACCACTTTCACGGAGTACCGTGGCATCTTTGAAAAGGACGCTGCACTGTCGCGGCGCTTCCAAAAAGTGGACGTCGTGGAGCCATCGGTGCAGGAAACCGTGGACATCCTCAAGGGTCTGAAGTCGCGCTTTGAAGAGCATCATGGGGTGAAGTACGCCTTGGCTGCTTTGCAGGCGGCGGCTGAATTGAGTGCCAAATACATCAACGACCGTCATCTGCCTGACAAGGCGATCGACGTGATCGACGAGGCTGGCGCCGCTCAGCGCATCCTGCCGGTTTCCAAGCGCAAGAAAACCATCACCAAGACCGAGGTGGAAGAGATCGTGGCGAAAATCGCCCGCATTCCGCCCGCCAATGTGTCCAACGACGATCGCGGCAAACTGCAAACGCTGGAGCGCGACCTCAAGAGCGTGGTGTTCGGGCAAGACAAGGCACTCGAGGTGTTGGCTGCCAGCGTCAAAATGGCGCGCTCTGGCCTTGGCCGGGTCGACAAACCGATCGGTGCGTTCCTGTTCAGTGGTCCGACCGGTGTGGGTAAAACCGAAGCCGCCAAGCAGTTGGCGTACATCATGGGCATCGACTTGATGCGCTTTGACATGTCGGAGTACATGGAGCGGCACGCAGTGAGCCGACTGATTGGCGCACCTCCAGGCTATGTGGGCTTTGACCAAGGAGGCTTGCTGACCGAAGCGATCACAAAGAAGCCCCATTGCGTGTTGCTGCTCGATGAAATCGAGAAGGCGCACCCGGACATCTTCAACGTGTTGTTGCAGGTGATGGACCATGGCACGCTGACCGACAACAATGGACGCAAGGCCGACTTCCGCAATGTCATCATCATCATGACGACGAACGCGGGTGCAGAGACCATGAACAAAGCGACCATAGGCTTCACCAACCCGCGTGAGGCTGGCGACGAAATGGCCGATATCAAACGCCTGTTCACGCCCGAATTCCGCAACCGTCTGGACGCGATGGTGGGCTTCAAGGCGCTGGACGAAAAAGTCATCATGCGCGTGGTTGACAAGTTCTTGCTGCAGTTGGAGGGGCAGTTGACCGAGAAAAAGGTCGAGGTGACTTTTACCGACGATTTGCGCAAGCACCTGGCCAAAAAAGGCTTCGATCCGCTGATGGGCGCTCGCCCGATGCAGCGACTGATTCAAGACACGATTCGCCGTGCATTGGCCGATGAGTTGCTGTTCGGGCGCTTGGTCGATGGCGGACGCCTCACCGTCGACATCGAACAGAAGAAGGACGACAAGGGCGTGGAGACGCCTGAAGTCAAGCTCGATATCCAGCCCTTGCCAAAAAAGGAAGGGAAGTCCAAGCCCAAGGCCGAGGCCGAGGCAGCCGACTGA
- a CDS encoding YebC/PmpR family DNA-binding transcriptional regulator, with protein MAGHSKWANIQHRKGRQDEKRGKIWTRVIREISVAARSGGGDPAMNPRLRLAIEKAKAANMPADRIKYNVDKASGNLEGQSLEEIRYEGYGIAGAAIIVDTMTDNKVRTVAEVRHAFSKYGGNLGTDGSVAFQFKHCGQIVFAPGTSELEVMDVALEAGAEDVIKGDDGAIEVLTAYPDFEAVKAALEAAGLIPEVAEVTMRADNTIDLSEEDTERMQKLLDVLEDLDDVQEIFHNANL; from the coding sequence GTGGCTGGACACAGCAAATGGGCCAATATTCAACACCGCAAGGGCCGTCAAGACGAAAAGCGGGGCAAGATCTGGACGCGTGTCATTCGCGAGATTTCGGTAGCGGCCCGTTCAGGTGGCGGAGATCCGGCGATGAATCCCCGTTTGCGTCTGGCGATTGAAAAGGCCAAGGCTGCCAACATGCCAGCCGATCGCATCAAGTACAACGTAGACAAAGCCTCGGGCAACCTCGAAGGGCAATCGTTGGAAGAGATCCGCTACGAAGGCTACGGCATCGCAGGCGCGGCAATCATTGTGGACACCATGACCGACAACAAGGTGCGAACGGTAGCCGAGGTTCGGCACGCGTTCAGCAAATACGGTGGCAATCTGGGCACGGACGGCTCCGTGGCTTTTCAGTTCAAACACTGCGGCCAGATCGTTTTTGCGCCAGGCACCTCGGAGCTGGAGGTCATGGATGTGGCGCTGGAGGCGGGTGCTGAAGATGTGATCAAAGGCGACGACGGCGCCATTGAGGTGCTGACCGCCTACCCGGATTTTGAAGCCGTCAAAGCGGCGCTGGAGGCTGCAGGATTGATTCCCGAGGTGGCCGAAGTGACCATGCGCGCTGACAACACCATTGATTTGAGCGAAGAAGATACTGAGCGCATGCAAAAGCTGCTGGATGTTCTGGAAGATCTGGACGATGTTCAGGAGATCTTTCACAACGCAAATCTGTAG